In a genomic window of Brettanomyces nanus chromosome 1, complete sequence:
- the MSS51 gene encoding translational activator for mitochondrial COX1 (BUSCO:EOG09341FTW), producing the protein MAQITQARNVLLLSQRREFGNFIRSVLCMDPPPSPDQPTPENRFHPWDQSPSPDLRMRAATIKAKAKCPVTHKDINYTCPLSGIPTHHSKEAWQLDEEYHTSKRWEILKKVNIYEHDLRSGRPFPEFDFPGEQPKDMLVNFRNWDTYLYTRQFYSMDTEFQMAIVTKMLTFPVTIASVLHQYSPYFLQPKGPITMEGLKSLAALRYTLYPEIRASTLRERPVRIFLLNARSESLLPPHVWKELVYLFPGVSFELHFVGPECYFDREKKQYLVKDTPIVQRVDDTMCFYFHTQDFNVLHEAQDFFPYDPYLDVFFCFHPRFASEELSETWKKAVPGLLESKCAIFSTAYHKQNIDSDYHWLIDNFGKDLDILMEKTKNSFGSTKWELNDLNPQEVFQFNQRLFGFRGKRYHAIKNGPV; encoded by the coding sequence atggcCCAGATCACCCAAGCACGCAATGTGCTGCTCTTGTCACAACGGCGTGAATTTGGAAATTTCATAAGGAGCGTCCTTTGTATGGATCCTCCGCCTTCTCCGGATCAACCAACTCCCGAGAATAGATTCCATCCTTGGGACCAGTCTCCTTCTCCCGACTTGAGAATGCGGGCTGCCACCATTAAGGCCAAGGCCAAATGCCCAGTTACTCATAAGGATATAAACTATACATGTCCTTTATCTGGAATACCTACGCATCACTCTAAAGAGGCGTGGCAACTGGATGAAGAGTATCATACATCTAAGAGGTGGgaaatcttgaagaaggttaaCATATATGAGCACGACCTTAGATCTGGTAGACCTTTTCCAGAGTTCGACTTCCCCGGTGAGCAGCCGAAGGATATGCTTGTCAATTTCCGTAACTGGGATACATATCTCTATACGCGGCAGTTCTATTCGATGGACACCGAATTCCAGATGGCTATTGTCACCAAAATGCTTACTTTTCCGGTGACAATTGCATCCGTCTTGCATCAATACTCCCCTTACTTTTTGCAACCCAAAGGTCCCATCACTATGGAAGGTCTAAAATCGTTGGCCGCTCTTAGATATACGCTTTATCCCGAGATTAGAGCTTCAACTCTTAGAGAAAGGCCCGTTAGAATCTTCTTACTCAATGCTCGTTCTGAATcacttcttcctcctcatgtttggaaagaattggTCTATTTATTTCCTGGAGTTTCTTTCGAATTGCACTTTGTCGGTCCTGAATGTTACTTTgatagagagaagaaacagtACCTAGTTAAGGATACTCCCATAGTTCAGAGAGTCGATGACACTATGTGCTTCTATTTCCACACTCAGGATTTCAATGTTCTTCATGAGGCACAAGATTTCTTCCCATACGATCCTTATCTTGATGTgttcttctgcttccatCCGAGATTTGCATCTGAAGAGCTATCTGAAACATGGAAGAAGGCTGTTCCAGGTCTACTAGAATCTAAATGCGCCATTTTCTCTACAGCATATCACAAACAAAATATTGATTCTGATTACCACTGGTTGATTGACAACTTTGGTAAGGATCTCGACATTCTTATGGAGAAGACGAAAAACTCCTTTGGATCTACTAAATGGGAATTGAACGACTTGAATCCTCAAGAGGTGTTCCAGTTCAATCAAAGATTGTTTGGGTTTAGAGGTAAACGTTACCATGCTATTAAGAATGGCCCTGTGTGA
- the TSA1B gene encoding Peroxiredoxin TSA1-B gives MAPVIQKPAPTFKKTAVIDGTFEDVSLDQYKGKWVLLAFIPMAFTFVCPTEIIAYSEAAKKFTDKDCQVLFASTDSEYDLLAWTKISRADGGLGSVNIPLLSDRNHSLSKDYDVLIPEEGVALRGIFLIDPKGTLRQITVNDLPVGRSVDESIRLLEAFQFTDKYGEVCPANWHPGADSIVPEVDDSKKYFSKHA, from the coding sequence ATGGCACCAGTTATTCAAAAACCAGCACCAACATTTAAGAAGACCGCAGTTATTGACGGTACTTTTGAGGATGTCTCTTTAGATCAATACAAGGGAAAGTGGGTTTTGCTCGCTTTCATCCCAATGGCCTTCACTTTTGTGTGCCCAACTGAGATTATTGCCTATTCTGAGGCTGCAAAGAAGTTTACAGACAAGGACTGTCAAGTCTTGTTCGCTTCTACAGACTCTGAGTATGACTTGTTGGCATGGACTAAGATTAGTAGAGCCGATGGTGGTTTGGGTTCTGTGAACATTCCATTACTTTCCGACAGAAATCATTCCTTGTCCAAGGATTATGATGTTTTGATTCCCGAGGAAGGTGTCGCTCTCAGAGGTATCTTTTTGATCGATCCTAAGGGAACTTTGAGACAGATCACCGTTAACGATTTGCCTGTTGGTAGAAGTGTCGATGAATCGATTAGATTGTTGGAGGCTTTCCAGTTCACTGACAAGTACGGTGAAGTTTGTCCTGCCAACTGGCATCCAGGTGCAGATAGTATCGTTCCTGAGGTGGATGATTCCAAGAAGTACTTCTCTAAGCACGCATAA
- a CDS encoding uncharacterized protein (BUSCO:EOG093438UO), translated as MVSKPKNAASSKRSGGSNSHGGIHGHSSGSSARDRNKSRYRTEIQQMMFVSGETNDPPETTTELIEDIVKDQVVELILESQRTANARGQRAISPEDVIFMIRHDKAKVNRLRTYLSWKDVRKNAKDQESGEIGSAGNDLIDDNAGNANGEGPPGHPGDTSGNVAGGGGAIVETKSMAVKQKKSLRLPWELEFMFNEQPLIMGEDTQEDVDEDEREALLAQMKRLKQNDERTKHMTQKEYAHWSECRQASFTFRKSKRFREWCGISQIAESRPNDDVIDILGFLTFELVCSITEEALKIKKSGNENGSSVSHVQKSKKKKYLFDEPDDDSMSIEAIHIQEAWRHLQKISPGKKTLHNFRGGRLKCKANMI; from the coding sequence atggTATCGAAGCCTAAGAATGCAGCCTCTTCCAAACGATCTGGAGGAAGTAACTCACATGGTGGGATTCATGGCCATTCATCAGGATCTTCAGCTAGGGATAGAAACAAGAGCAGGTACAGGACCGAGATTCAGCAGATGATGTTTGTGAGTGGGGAGACCAACGATCCTCCAGAGACTACTACAGAATTGATTGAGGATATCGTGAAGGATCAAGTTGTGGAGCTTATATTAGAGTCACAGAGGACAGCGAATGCACGAGGGCAAAGAGCCATTTCACCTGAGGACGTGATCTTTATGATTAGACACGATAAGGCTAAAGTGAATAGACTACGAACTTACTTATCATGGAAAGATGTGCGAAAAAATGCCAAGGACCAGGAAAGTGGGGAGATTGGATCGGCCGGTAATGACTTGATAGACGATAATGCAGGCAATgcaaatggagaaggaCCACCGGGACACCCAGGAGACACATCTGGAAACGTGGCAGGGGGAGGTGGTGCAATAGTAGAGACCAAATCTATGGCAGTTAAACAGAAGAAGTCTCTGAGACTACCTTGGGAGTTGGAATTCATGTTCAATGAGCAACCTTTAATCATGGGAGAAGACACACAAGAGGAcgtggatgaagatgaaagagaagcattGTTAGcacagatgaagagattgaagcaAAATGACGAGAGAACGAAGCATATGACTCAGAAGGAGTATGCTCATTGGTCAGAATGTAGACAGGCCAGTTTTACGTTTAGAAAGTCGAAACGGTTTAGAGAATGGTGTGGGATCTCCCAGATAGCTGAAAGTAGACCCAACGATGACGTTATAGATATATTGGGATTCCTTACATTTGAGCTGGTGTGCTCAATTACAGAGGAGGCCTTGAAAATCAAGAAGTCAGGAAATGAGAATGGGAGTAGCGTATCGCATGTTCAAaagtccaagaagaaaaagtacCTATTTGATGAACCAGACGATGATTCCATGTCGATAGAAGCAATTCATATTCAAGAGGCTTGGAGGCATCTTCAGAAGATATCCCCCGGTAAGAAGACGTTGCACAATTTTCGAGGCGGAAGACTGAAATGTAAGGCTAATATGATATGA
- a CDS encoding uncharacterized protein (BUSCO:EOG09340X4Z) has protein sequence MLSRLNGRLGFFIRNFGTASSKVSLPEKVRTLEKFAFKHFSHTINEVNGGLEDVLNKKVTLNGWINGSPRKMSKNLVFAAFRDFNGDFTQITAKGESVSQLLRTLKPEDALSVTGTVTVRKQKTDDQFKQWELVLEDLEVLNYSNEKASQLDSLKATPSQYPPEYRYLQLRQPFYQNALKMRSKAASIARSVFQSMNFTEIETPMLFKSTPEGAKEFLVPTRREGFFYALPQSPQQYKQILMASGFKGYYQIAKCFRDEDLRADRQPEFTQIDMEMSFAKSEDVQYVIQKLLTQIWNGVRHLPFYRIDPANEYAIVELKPGESFPKVNYMEALTSYGIDKPDLRATLSFKDISSFFGSQPLKRSDFPVIEACVLKNALNLVVKSPRNLFDKTNYSMRTPYIFKILCEDDLYRWFSKLPVDLVDADSASQLNRYLNLSVGDIVAVSDRSEIPYESPTPLGRFRQLAMQEYPTSWRRKVAGATEQPTQNDIFVASWLVNFPLFSPSEGDSIDGYPVYDFSNLESTHHPFTMVKLEDYDYLASNPLKAKGDHYDLVVNGVEVGGGSRRVHDAELQKFIFSNILKIDNYMGLFGHLLHALSSGCPPHAGLAIGFDRMCSMLLGSPTIRDVVAFPKTQAGTDPVVESPSTVPEKTLQTYHIGVKK, from the coding sequence ATGTTGTCCAGACTGAATGGAAGATTAGGTTTTTTCATTAGGAATTTTGGTActgcctcttccaaagtttcTCTACCTGAAAAGGTGAGGACGCTCGAAAAGTTCGCTTTTAAGCATTTCTCTCATACTATAAATGAGGTTAATGGAGGATTGGAAGATGTTCTGAATAAAAAAGTTACTCTTAACGGATGGATAAATGGTAGTCCCCGAAAGATGTCGAAGAACTTGGTTTTTGCTGCATTTAGAGATTTTAATGGAGATTTCACTCAGATCACTGCCAAAGGTGAGTCTGTATCGCAGTTGCTAAGAACGTTAAAGCCTGAAGATGCTCTTTCTGTTACGGGAACTGTTACTGTTAGGAAACAGAAGACAGATGATCAATTCAAACAGTGGGAACTTGTTCTTGAGGACCTTGAAGTTCTAAATTATTCAAACGAAAAGGCTTCCCAGTTGGATTCTCTTAAAGCAACCCCTTCACAATATCCTCCGGAGTACAGATATCTTCAATTGAGACAGCCTTTTTATCAGAATGCACTAAAAATGCGGTCCAAAGCTGCTTCCATTGCCAGATCCGTGTTTCAATCCATGAATTTCACAGAGATTGAAACTCCTATGCTATTTAAATCAACCCCTGAAGGTGCCAAAGAGTTCTTGGTACCTACAAGACGTGAAGGTTTTTTTTACGCTTTACCCCAGTCTCCTCAGCAATATAAACAGATCTTGATGGCTAGTGGTTTCAAGGGTTATTATCAGATTGCCAAATGTTTTAGAGATGAGGATCTAAGAGCAGATAGACAACCTGAATTTACCCAGATCGATATGGAAATGTCGTTTGCTAAGAGTGAAGATGTTCAATATGTGATCCAGAAGTTACTCACTCAAATTTGGAATGGAGTTCGTCATTTACCTTTTTATCGAATCGATCCTGCCAATGAATATGCTATTGTTGAATTGAAACCCGGTGAGAGCTTTCCAAAAGTCAATTATATGGAAGCTCTTACCAGTTATGGTATTGATAAACCGGATCTTCGTGCTACACTCTCTTTTAAAGACATTTCGAGTTTCTTTGGAAGTCAACCGTTAAAAAGATCTGATTTTCCTGTCATTGAAGCTTGTGTGTTGAAGAATGCTTTAAATTTGGTGGTTAAATCTCCTAGAAATTTGTTCGATAAGACTAACTACAGTATGAGAACACCGTATATTTTCAAGATTCTCTgtgaagatgatctttATCGATGGTTTTCTAAGCTCCCTGTGGATCTTGTCGATGCTGATTCTGCATCCCAGTTAAATCGTTATCTTAACTTGTCTGTGGGAGATATAGTGGCTGTCAGCGATAGATCTGAGATTCCTTATGAAAGTCCTACTCCATTGGGTAGATTTAGACAGTTGGCGATGCAGGAGTATCCTACGAgctggagaagaaaagtcGCCGGAGCTACTGAACAGCCGACTCAAAACGACATTTTTGTAGCTTCTTGGCTTGTAAATTTCCCTCTATTCAGTCCTAGTGAGGGTGATTCCATCGATGGTTATCCTGTATATGATTTTAGTAACCTAGAATCCACCCATCATCCGTTCACCATGGTGAAATTAGAAGATTATGATTATTTGGCCTCTAATCCTTTAAAGGCTAAAGGTGATCATTATGACTTGGTGGTTAACGGTGTCGAAGTTGGAGGCGGATCAAGAAGAGTCCACGATGCAGAGCTCCAAaagttcatcttctccaatatTCTTAAAATTGACAACTATATGGGCCTTTTTGGTCATTTATTGCACGCTTTATCTAGTGGTTGTCCTCCTCATGCAGGCCTTGCCATTGGTTTCGATAGAATGTGTTCCATGTTATTAGGATCTCCTACCATTAGAGATGTGGTTGCATTTCCTAAGACTCAAGCTGGTACTGATCCTGTTGTCGAATCTCCAAGTACTGTGCCTGAAAAAACACTTCAAACCTACCATATAGGAGTGAAAAAGTAG
- a CDS encoding uncharacterized protein (BUSCO:EOG0934311C) translates to MKQKDIPDLDTEEQQRELQHIETGVEKGEEEEKDLQAVMLATNAKFRGAKVQDVSIPTPDASKTWIDASKYYGSKYHYPEDYLKFSSTVEDTSGCQYNMDEVDNEFLDTYNSDKIDRDRCTEDEFEILMYNFERVVDKKQPYLSMDPSQILGFAEIKQMALVQDEEDPTFMHRQLGNQLGIPNFRTLLDSELPVAPRPLRQLLDKFGSDIYDHWKKRRLNRKGESVFAQLKFEDPSQQQRDDNDPYVCFRRREYRHARKTRRADVQGVEKLRLLDRDFRTARQLLLMVAQRELKKQAEMRAEWGVFKQRCAIKDLKRELGIKTEDKDLIDQKKRRLNAFRVQRAKEAAAAAEKERLRSKQKSDGKKGHHSKRSFAQRRLNVPEGPNSLTAQLRRQQQKQLLAQGAGLVQESASPPPVQPYVKLPSAKIPDLEMTTVNTVLKDKLDGIKKAVSDRIIKRKLQDEGWVNFTDDPYNPFFDISPNGEELLRERSHLPFSSIASSLYTIEDSRQIDFSYVFSNSKHYSNNDNEVIKVNAATGQVVRNDRHNFMPAFYDLAGEDGDDLEEYGLNKGSAEESFYEKNRLNVSEVLFKLRKRRGRSGCLWIDRKRITDEDEYQAYLEEMDMEENITDSVDTGEKRKRVNAYDARGGAKRRLRSRFMFDSDLPPFNPIDPSRLNQIDPQTQEIRFGAMLLSKAYDGMHQIRQKQMETYQQRILYQQKLLQQRRHQHQQLQQQPKAVELANSSSLSSRAGSRNYSQGSENAQNVSNHVNGSNNSFAASKSTTVNQIAKEIV, encoded by the coding sequence atgaagcagaaagatATACCAGATTTGGACACCGAAGAACAGCAGAGAGAGCTGCAACATATAGAGACAGGTGTTGAAAagggagaagaagaagagaaggatcTACAAGCAGTAATGCTTGCTACCAATGCAAAATTTCGTGGTGCCAAAGTTCAGGATGTCTccatccctacaccagatgCTTCCAAGACATGGATAGATGCATCAAAGTACTACGGGTCCAAGTATCACTACCCTGAGGACTATCTTAAGTTTTCTTCCACCGTCGAAGATACGAGTGGGTGTCAGTATAACATggatgaagttgataaCGAGTTTCTTGATACGTATAATTCAGACAAAATAGATCGAGATAGATGcacagaagatgaattcGAGATCTTGATGTACAATTTTGAACGTGTTGTCGACAAGAAACAGCCATATTTGTCCATGGATCCGAGTCAGATTCTTGGTTTTGCTGAAATCAAGCAGATGGCTCTGGTTCaggacgaagaagatccaacaTTCATGCATAGGCAACTTGGTAATCAGTTAGGCATACCTAATTTCCGTACCTTGCTTGATTCTGAGCTTCCTGTCGCTCCAAGGCCTCTTCGTCAGCTCTTGGACAAATTTGGTTCCGACATATATGACCActggaagaaaagaagacttAATCGAAAGGGCGAGTCCGTTTTTGCCCAACTTAAATTTGAGGATCCTTCCCAGCAGCAGAGGGATGATAATGATCCTTACGTTTGCTTCAGAAGACGTGAATATCGCCATGCTAGGAAAACTAGACGTGCTGATGTACAAGGTGTAGAGAAGTTGAGGTTATTGGATCGTGATTTCCGCACTGCGCGGCAACTATTGTTGATGGTGGCGCAgagagagttgaagaagcaagcTGAAATGAGAGCTGAGTGGGGTGTTTTCAAGCAGAGGTGTGCCATAAAAGATCTTAAGAGAGAGTTGGGTATTAAGACAGAAGACAAAGACTTGATTGATCAAAAGAAGCGTCGTCTGAATGCTTTCAGAGTGCAAAGGGCTAAAGAagctgccgctgctgccGAGAAAGAGAGGCTAAGATCCAAGCAGAAATCTGATGGTAAAAAGGGTCATCATTCCAAGCGTTCTTTTGCCCAAAGGCGTCTCAATGTTCCAGAGGGTCCTAATTCACTTACTGCTCAACTGAGaaggcagcagcagaagcaacTCTTAGCCCAGGGAGCGGGATTGGTTCAAGAAAGCGCATCGCCTCCTCCTGTTCAACCTTATGTGAAATTGCCCAGCGCTAAGATTCCAGATCTTGAAATGACCACAGTCAATACGGTCTTGAAGGATAAATTAGACGGTATTAAAAAAGCTGTCAGCGATAGAATCATTAAAAGAAAGTTGCAGGACGAGGGATGGGTCAATTTCACGGATGACCCTTATAATCCTTTCTTTGATATTTCGCCTAATGGTGAGGAGTTACTTCGGGAGCGGTCTCATCTTCCGTTCAGTTCGATAGCTTCTTCGCTGTATACTATTGAGGACTCTCGACAGATTGATTTCAGTTATGTTTTCAGCAATAGCAAGCATTACAGTAACAATGATAACGAAGTCATCAAAGTGAATGCTGCTACGGGACAGGTTGTTCGTAACGATCGGCATAACTTTATGCCTGCTTTTTACGATCTTGCAGGAGAGGATGGagatgatttggaagagtaTGGGTTGAATAAAGGCTCGGCGGAAGAATCATTTTATGAGAAGAATCGTCTTAATGTTTCTGAAGTTCTGTTCAAactaaggaaaagaagagggCGGTCCGGTTGTCTGTGGATTGACCGTAAGCGGATCAccgatgaggatgaataTCAAGCTTATCTTGAGGAGATGGATATGGAAGAAAACATTACTGATTCTGTTGATACTGGtgaaaaaaggaaaagagtTAATGCATATGATGCTCGTGGAGGCGCTAAGAGAAGGTTGAGGTCTCGGTTTATGTTTGACTCCGATTTACCTCCTTTCAACCCTATTGATCCCTCTAGGCTTAACCAAATTGATCCACAAACCCAAGAGATTCGATTTGGTGCTATGCTGCTTAGTAAAGCTTATGATGGAATGCACCAGATTCGCCAGAAGCAGATGGAGACTTATCAGCAAAGAATTCTTTACCAGCAGAAACTTCTTCAGCAGAGACGccatcagcatcagcaaCTACAACAACAGCCAAAGGCTGTTGAACTTGCCAATAGTAGTTCGCTCTCGTCTAGGGCCGGATCCCGCAACTATTCTCAGGGCTCCGAAAATGCTCAAAATGTTTCCAACCATGTCAATGGATCAAATAATTCGTTTGCCGCTTCCAAGTCAACTACTGTCAACCAGATTGCTAAAGAAATTGTCTAA